A segment of the Alistipes communis genome:
GGGCGCTTTGCCGCATGGCGCGCGAGGAGCTGGCGATGCGCTGCGTCGCGATCAAATGCGCCACGGGCAACGGGCCGAGCAACCGCATCCCGCAGCGGCTCGGCTTCACGCTCGACCACGTCGAACATCGCGCCGAACTGCTCGAAGACGGCCGTTACACCGATGCGAACGTCTATCTGCTGAATCTCGCGGATCGGAACACGTCCGTTCGGCCGTGATCCGGACGGATCGCACGAAACATAAATATTAAGGTATCGAATGAATCGGGACAATTCTTCGGAACTCTTCCCCGTCGTCGACGAGACGGGACGGGTCGTCGGCTGCGCCACGCGCGGCGAATGCCACGACGGGCGGCGGTTGCTGCATCCGGTCGTACATCTGCACCTGTTCAACAGCCGGGGCGAGCTCTATTTGCAGAAACGCCCGCTGTGGAAAGATATTCAGCCCGGGCGCTGGGACACGGCCGTCGGCGGCCACGTCGACTACGGCGAGACCCCCGACGAAGCGCTGCGCCGCGAAGTACGCGAGGAGCTTGGCGTCACGGAGTTCACGCCCGAACGGCTCACGCAGTACATCTTCGACTCGGTGCGCGAGCGTGAACTGGTCTACGTCAACCGCACCGTCTACGACGGCCCCGTCACGCCGAGCGACGAGACCGACGGCGGACGGTTCTGGACGATCGGAGAGATCCTCCGCACACTGGGCACGGGTCTCTTCACGCCCAATTTCGAGAGCGAATTCCGCCGCGTCTTCCTAACGGACGACGGGATCGCCTAAACAGAAGATCTTCCCCTCGATAAAGGTCACCCACAGCCGGTTGTCGGCATCGACGAAGAAGTCGTTGGCAGCCGACGAGGCGAATTTCTCGGCCCAGAACAGCCGTCCGTCGCCGCTCACCGACGCCACGCAACCCGTGCGGTTGGCCATGTAGGCCACCCCTTCGCGCACTTCGACGGGGCAGGGGTTGTGGTCGTAGCCCCAACCGGCGTCGACCGTCCACAACTCCATGTAACAGTCGGCATCCGTCGCTACGGCCAGCAGTTCGCCGTCCATAGTCTTGGCGTAGACCGCCGAGCCGTCGGCGCTCACTCCGGTCGTCTCGCGCACCTTGCGCCGCTTGACGCGCCAGATCTCGCGGCCCGTCGCCAGGTCGAGCGCCGTCATGCAGCGGTCGGGCGCCACGATGAATACCCGCCCGCCGACGATGCGCGGCACGATGTGGCCCGGCGAGTAGAGCTTCTGCGGGCTGCCGTTGTTCCAGCTCCACAGCCGCTCGCCCGTCGCTTCGTCGAGGCAGTAGAGGTTCGTGTCCCACGCCCCGAAGACCACGCGCCCGCCGGCCACGGCAGGGCGCCCCTGCGGCTGCCCCTCGCCGAAACGGAACTCCCAGGCGATACGGCCCGTGCGCAGCTCGATCTTGGCCATCGACCCGCTGCCCAGCCCCATGTAGAGCCAGCCGTCGGCCACCAGTCCGTCGCCGATCACGGGCGTTTTCGCCGCGATCCGCCACAGACGGCGGCCCGTGGCCGCATCCAGCCCCCACACGGCCCCCGCGGCGTCGCCCGCCACGACCACGCCGCCGGCCGCGAGCGGCGTCGAGTAGACCGCATTGCCGAACTGCCGCCGCCACACCTCGCGGCGGTTCTTCACGTCATAGGCTTTCAACACACCCAGCGACGTACCGTAGAAGATCGTATCGCCCGCCACGGCGACGCCCGTATAGATCGACGCCTCGTCCTCGACCACGAGCGCCGCACCCGTCCGTTCGTAGGTGATCGGCGCAGGCTGCGGATCGCACGGCAGCGCGGTCAACGCCGCCGAATTGCCCTGCGGGATTGCGAACGAGAGCCGCGGCGCCTCGCCCAGCCGCTTCTCGTAGAGGGCGACCGAATCGCCCCACACCCGCACGAGGTTGTAACCCGCCGCAGGCTCCTGCCTGCGGTTCTTCGGGATGAGCGAACGGCCCATCAGCCCGGGAATCGAGTCAAAGTTGCAGAGACGCAGCGTATGGTAATGGCCGCACAGGTCGAAACGCACGTCGTAGCGGCGCAGCAGTTGCGTGACAGCCGTGCGGTTGGTCACGTCGTTCGTCAGCGGATAGTGGCAGAACGTGACGATCCGCTCGCCGGGACGCGCCGCCCGCATCCGCTCTTCGACCCATTGCAGATCCTCGCGCCGAACCGAACCGTCGGCCATCTTCATGTAGGGTCCCGCCGTGAAGCCGACGAAGAGGTAGCCGCCCGCACGGAACGCCAGCCGGCCGTCATTGCCGAACAGACGGCCGAAGGTCGTGCAGGCACTCTCCGACCATGTCGTCTCGTGGTTGCCGGGCACGGCGAACCACGGCTTGCGCAAACGTTTGAGGATGCCGTGCACGCAATGCAGTTCGGCGTCGCTGCCCATGTTGCAGAGATCGCCCGTGACCAGTACGAAATCGACCGCCGAGGCGTTGATCTCGGCCACGGCGGCCCGCAGCAGCGAGTCGGACTCGCCGCGGGGCGTCACGTGCACGTCGGTCAGAAAGGCGAAATTGAGCTCCGCAGCGCGGGGTACGACGTGGCGCGGAGCACGGCGGGCCAGCACGCCGGAACACAACAGCAGGGCCGCAGCGAGCAGCAGCACGATCTTTTGTTTCATATACGGAATCTTTTTCCCGCAAGATAGCCAATTTCCGGCAGACGGTCAACCCTGCGGCACAAAAAACGGACTGTTCCGCAAGGGAACAGTCCGCACCACCTAATTAAAAACTAACCTTTCCGGTAAGCGGGCGCGTAAGTCGCCCACGGACTATGCCGAACGCAGAAAAGGACCGCCGAAGGCGAACCTGTCCCGATCGGGCGAGGGTAAAAAAGGGTACCGAAAAACCGATCCTACCCTTTCGTCAGAGGCCGAAGACCTCTTTGAGTTCCTGCATCTCGGCGTCGCTCATTCCCGTGGGGACGAATCCCATCGAGCGGGCCGATTCGTAGATCTTGGCCGATTTCGACAGCACGTCGATCTGGTCGAACGCCTCGATCAGGTCGGTGCCGATGGCCAGTGCGCCGTGTTTGGTCCACATCACCACGTCGTAGTCGTCCAGCAGGGCGATCGTCCGGTCGGCCAACTCCTGCGAGCCGGGCAGCGTGTAGGGAACGATGCCCAGCCCCTTGGGACAGAAGGCGCGCGTCTCGGGGATCATGCTCCACAACAGCCGCGTGAGCACGTCTTTGCCCAGAAATTCGGGATTGTGCGTCATCGCCACCAGCTCGATGGGATGCGTATGCACCACCGCCCGCTCGGGACGCCCCGCGCCGATCAGATAGTCGTGCACCGAGAGGTGCGCGGGCAGTTCGGAGGTCGGACGCACCGGCTCGTCGGCGACGATCTCGTAGGATGCGCCGTCGGCAGCCACGCGGATCAGCGCGACGTTCGCCAGCGGCTGCGATGCCACGTAACGCATGCGGCGTCCCGTGCCCGTGACCAGAAAACAGCCGCCCGCGATGTGCGGCACCGGTTTGGGAAGGGGGTAAGGCCCGTCCAGCGCGGGCAGTTCGCAAACGGCATCGGCGCAAAGTCCGGTGACGTTGACCGAGATGTTGCCGCCGTTGCGTTCGGCCCAGCCGCGCTCCCAGAGGTAGCCGGCCACCTCGGCCACTACCCCGATCTGGCGGTCGAGCGATTCGTTATCAATCAGTTTCATCGTTTTCTCTATTTTACCAGTTGCGGATATACGGTCGAAAAGATCAGGATCAGCAGACCCGTCACGAGCACCGCCGCCGTACGGCGGTCGACGCCGCGCCACTCGTGCAACAGGATGCCCCACAGATTGCTGAACAGCACGTTGAGCGACATGAGGATGCTCCACGAGAAGGCCAGCATCAGCGGCGCCTCTGCGAAGAAGCTCTTGCCCATGCCCAGCCCGAAGAACTGCGAGTACCACAGCACGCCGGCCAGCGCGCAGAAGAGCACGTTGTTGACCCACACGCCCGCCGGTACCGAGAAGTAGTCGCGGCCCGTGCGGTTTTTCACGTTGCAGAAGATGCAGTAGGCGGCATTGGTCGCGAAACCGCCGAGCGTCACGAGCAGAATCACCGGATTCAGCGCGAAAAGCTCCTTCACGCCGGCTGCGACGGCCGCCGCCTGAATGGCCGCGCCGCTTTCGAGGCCCAGACTGAAACAGGCGCTCATCGCACCGGCCAGCAGCGCCACCAGCAACCCCTTGGTCAGCGCGAAATCCTTCACCGCCGCACGGCGCTCCTCGTCGCTGAGCAGACGCGAACGCAGCGAACCGGCATAGCCGATCACGGCGATGCCCGCCAGCGTGATGCAGACGCCCAGCAACAGCGCCAGCCCCTCGCCGCGGAAGAGATTCTGCCCCGCCAGCAGCGCGGGGAAGAGCGTGCCGAACGCTGCGCAGGTACCCAGTGCGATCGACTGTCCGAGCGCCACGCCCAGATAGCGCATCGACAGGCCGAAGGTCAGTCCCCCGACACCCCACAGCACGCCGTAGAAGACCGACTGCCAGGCGCCGCCCGCCGCCCACAGCGCACCGAGCGTCACCCCTTCGGGCAGCGCCAGACTCGCACCCAGCCACGGGAAGACGATCCATGCGAAGATGCCCTGCACCAGCCAGAAGCTCTCCCACGACCAGTCGCGCACCTTGCGGATCGGCACGTAGGAGCTCGACTGTCCGAAGCTCCCGACGGCGATAATCAACAATCCGATCAGAATTTCCATGTCAATAGGCGATATGGTACAACCGCTCGATCTCCTCGACGGACGTCGGACGGGGATTGCCGCCCGTGCAGACGTCGTTGAACGCAGCCACCGCCAGCGCCGGAATATCCTCCTCGCGCACGCCCAGCTCGTGCAGACGCTGCGGGATGCGGATGCTCAGCGAGAGGGCTTTCACCGCGTCGACGGCAGCGCGCACCCCCTCGTCGACGCTCATGCCGTCGGTCTTCACGCCCATGGCGCGGGCGATATCGAGGTATTTTGCACGCGACGGCGACTCGGCGTTGTACTCCATGACGTAGGGCAGCAACGTGGCGTTGGCCACGCCGTGCGGCGTGTCGTAGAAGGCTCCCAGCGGGTGAGCCATCGAGTGGACGATGCCCAGCCCCACATTCGAAAAGCCCATGCCGGCGATATACTGCGCCTCGGCCATGCCCGCGCGGGCCGTCTCGTCGCTGCCGTCGTCGACGGCGTTTTTCAGGTGTCGCGCGATCAGCTCGATCGCCTTCAATTCGAACATGTCGCTCATCGTCCACGCCCCCGGCGTGAGGTAGCCCTCGACGGCGTGCGTCAGCGCATCCATACCCGTGGCGGCGGTCAGCCCCTTGGGCATCGAGTACATCAGTTCGCAGTCGATCACGGCGCACATCGGGATGTCGTTGGGATCGACGCAGACCATCTTGCGCTTGGCCTCCTCGTCGGTGATGACGTAGTTGATCGTCACCTCGGCCGCCGTACCCGCCGTCGTGGGGACGGCGAAGGTCGGCACGGCGCGGTGCTTGGTCGCCGCCGTCCCTTCGAGCGAGCGCACGTCGGCGAATTCGGGGTTGTTGACGATGATCCCCACGGCTTTGGCCGTGTCGATCGACGAGCCGCCGCCCAGCGCGACCATGAAGTCGGCGCCCGAACGCTTGAAGGCCTCGACGCCCTGCTGCACGTTGCGGATCGTGGGGTTGGCCTTGATCTCGCTGTAAATCTCATAGGGGATGCCCGCATCGGCGAGCACGCGCTCGATCTTTTCGGCCACGCCGAAACGGATCAGATCCTTGTCCGTGACCAGCAGCGCCTTGCGGAAGCCGCGCTTGCGAACCTCCTCGGCGATCACCGAGCGGCAACCCGCACCGTAGTAGGAGGTTTCGTTCAATACGATTCTGTACATGGCTCTATCGTTTGGAGGTTACTTCGGCTTCGTAGCGCTGGACGTCGGCGATGAACTCCTCGCCCACCGGCACGTCGTTTTTCAGGCAGAACATGTCCCACACGGCGTTCCACGGCAGCGACTTCGACTCTTCGAGCAGCGCCAGACGCTCGAAGCCCTGTCCGTCGGCCTCGTACGCACGCAGCTTGGCCAGCGGTTCCAGCAACGCCTGCATCATGCACTTCTGCGTGGCGCGCGAACCGATCACGTAGGCGCCGATGCGGTTGATCGAAGCGTCGAAATAGTCCAGACCGATGTGCACCCTATCGAGCGCGTCGCAGCGCACGATCTCCTTGCACAGCTCCAACGTATCGTCGTTCATGATCGTCACGTGGTCCGAATCCCAGCGCACGGGACGCGAGACGTGGAGCATCACCTCGGGCGTGAAGAGCAGCAGCGACGAGAGTTTGTCGGCCACCAGCTCCGTGGGGTGGAAGTGGCCCGTGTCGAGCGTGACGATCTTGCCGCGGCTGGCGCCGTAGCCGATGTAGAAATCGTTGCTGCCCACCGTATAGCTCTCCAAACCGATGCCGAAGACCTTCGACTCGATGCAGTCCTTCATGTGGTCGTACTTCTGCTCGAAGATCCGGTCGAGCGAGTCGCGCAGCAGTTCGCGGTAGAGCATCCGATTCACCGTCAGGTCTTTCGACCCGTCGTGAACCCACAGGTTCATGATACAGGGATCGCCCTGCGCCTCGCCCATCGCTTCGGCGATGGCGCGGCAGCGCCTGGTGTGCTCGATCCAGAACTCGCGGATCTCGGGATCGGGGTTGGAGAGCGAAAGCGAGCCGCTCTTGGGGTGCGAGAACGACGTGGAGTTGAAGTCGAGCTTCATGCCGTGGGCGCGCGCCCACTCGATCCATCCCGCGAAATGTTTCACCTCCACCTCGTTGCGGTCGACCTTCTCGCCGCCGAACTCGCCGTAGATCTCGTGCAGGTTCAGACGGTGCGTGCCGGGAATGTAACTGGCGGCTTTGAGGATGTCGGCGCGCAGCTCCTCGACGTTGCGTGCCTTGCCCGGATAGTTGCCCGTAGCCTGAATGCCGCCCGTCAGCTCGCCGCCCCGATTCTCGAATCCGGTGACGTCGTCCGCCTGCCAGCAGTGCAGCGACAGGCTGACGCGCTGCAATTTTTCCAGGGCTTCGTCGGTATCGACTCCGACGGCCGCATACCGCTCGCGAGCGATGCGGTAAGCCTCTTCGATCAATTGGGTCTTCATCGTTTCAATGTATTTTTAGTTAAGATTCATTTCGTTCGCGGCAGAAACTCCCTGACCTCCACCGAGCGGCGGATGTAGTCGCGCATCCGGGCGAGCGACCCCACCAGCCCCAGCGCACGCGCCTGCACCATGACGTTGCCAATGGCCGTCGCCTCCGACGGGCCGGCCACGACGGGAATCCCGCAGGCGTCGGCCGTAAGCTGGTTCAGCAAATCGTTCTGCGCGCCGCCGCCGATCACGT
Coding sequences within it:
- a CDS encoding L-rhamnose isomerase, which gives rise to MKTQLIEEAYRIARERYAAVGVDTDEALEKLQRVSLSLHCWQADDVTGFENRGGELTGGIQATGNYPGKARNVEELRADILKAASYIPGTHRLNLHEIYGEFGGEKVDRNEVEVKHFAGWIEWARAHGMKLDFNSTSFSHPKSGSLSLSNPDPEIREFWIEHTRRCRAIAEAMGEAQGDPCIMNLWVHDGSKDLTVNRMLYRELLRDSLDRIFEQKYDHMKDCIESKVFGIGLESYTVGSNDFYIGYGASRGKIVTLDTGHFHPTELVADKLSSLLLFTPEVMLHVSRPVRWDSDHVTIMNDDTLELCKEIVRCDALDRVHIGLDYFDASINRIGAYVIGSRATQKCMMQALLEPLAKLRAYEADGQGFERLALLEESKSLPWNAVWDMFCLKNDVPVGEEFIADVQRYEAEVTSKR
- the fucO gene encoding lactaldehyde reductase — its product is MYRIVLNETSYYGAGCRSVIAEEVRKRGFRKALLVTDKDLIRFGVAEKIERVLADAGIPYEIYSEIKANPTIRNVQQGVEAFKRSGADFMVALGGGSSIDTAKAVGIIVNNPEFADVRSLEGTAATKHRAVPTFAVPTTAGTAAEVTINYVITDEEAKRKMVCVDPNDIPMCAVIDCELMYSMPKGLTAATGMDALTHAVEGYLTPGAWTMSDMFELKAIELIARHLKNAVDDGSDETARAGMAEAQYIAGMGFSNVGLGIVHSMAHPLGAFYDTPHGVANATLLPYVMEYNAESPSRAKYLDIARAMGVKTDGMSVDEGVRAAVDAVKALSLSIRIPQRLHELGVREEDIPALAVAAFNDVCTGGNPRPTSVEEIERLYHIAY
- the rhaT gene encoding L-rhamnose/proton symporter RhaT, whose amino-acid sequence is MEILIGLLIIAVGSFGQSSSYVPIRKVRDWSWESFWLVQGIFAWIVFPWLGASLALPEGVTLGALWAAGGAWQSVFYGVLWGVGGLTFGLSMRYLGVALGQSIALGTCAAFGTLFPALLAGQNLFRGEGLALLLGVCITLAGIAVIGYAGSLRSRLLSDEERRAAVKDFALTKGLLVALLAGAMSACFSLGLESGAAIQAAAVAAGVKELFALNPVILLVTLGGFATNAAYCIFCNVKNRTGRDYFSVPAGVWVNNVLFCALAGVLWYSQFFGLGMGKSFFAEAPLMLAFSWSILMSLNVLFSNLWGILLHEWRGVDRRTAAVLVTGLLILIFSTVYPQLVK
- a CDS encoding NUDIX hydrolase, encoding MNRDNSSELFPVVDETGRVVGCATRGECHDGRRLLHPVVHLHLFNSRGELYLQKRPLWKDIQPGRWDTAVGGHVDYGETPDEALRREVREELGVTEFTPERLTQYIFDSVRERELVYVNRTVYDGPVTPSDETDGGRFWTIGEILRTLGTGLFTPNFESEFRRVFLTDDGIA
- a CDS encoding outer membrane protein assembly factor BamB family protein, which translates into the protein MKQKIVLLLAAALLLCSGVLARRAPRHVVPRAAELNFAFLTDVHVTPRGESDSLLRAAVAEINASAVDFVLVTGDLCNMGSDAELHCVHGILKRLRKPWFAVPGNHETTWSESACTTFGRLFGNDGRLAFRAGGYLFVGFTAGPYMKMADGSVRREDLQWVEERMRAARPGERIVTFCHYPLTNDVTNRTAVTQLLRRYDVRFDLCGHYHTLRLCNFDSIPGLMGRSLIPKNRRQEPAAGYNLVRVWGDSVALYEKRLGEAPRLSFAIPQGNSAALTALPCDPQPAPITYERTGAALVVEDEASIYTGVAVAGDTIFYGTSLGVLKAYDVKNRREVWRRQFGNAVYSTPLAAGGVVVAGDAAGAVWGLDAATGRRLWRIAAKTPVIGDGLVADGWLYMGLGSGSMAKIELRTGRIAWEFRFGEGQPQGRPAVAGGRVVFGAWDTNLYCLDEATGERLWSWNNGSPQKLYSPGHIVPRIVGGRVFIVAPDRCMTALDLATGREIWRVKRRKVRETTGVSADGSAVYAKTMDGELLAVATDADCYMELWTVDAGWGYDHNPCPVEVREGVAYMANRTGCVASVSGDGRLFWAEKFASSAANDFFVDADNRLWVTFIEGKIFCLGDPVVR
- the rhaD gene encoding rhamnulose-1-phosphate aldolase, whose translation is MKLIDNESLDRQIGVVAEVAGYLWERGWAERNGGNISVNVTGLCADAVCELPALDGPYPLPKPVPHIAGGCFLVTGTGRRMRYVASQPLANVALIRVAADGASYEIVADEPVRPTSELPAHLSVHDYLIGAGRPERAVVHTHPIELVAMTHNPEFLGKDVLTRLLWSMIPETRAFCPKGLGIVPYTLPGSQELADRTIALLDDYDVVMWTKHGALAIGTDLIEAFDQIDVLSKSAKIYESARSMGFVPTGMSDAEMQELKEVFGL